Proteins found in one Quercus robur chromosome 2, dhQueRobu3.1, whole genome shotgun sequence genomic segment:
- the LOC126713749 gene encoding transcription factor bHLH68-like isoform X1, translating to MNRGVLQSSPVQQMMAGNPNCWNINNMRPPTQPSSPFLPSPIFFPQYAPTSSSSSSSIPSWHDSQELPESWSQLLLGGLVGEEDKDGMSQFQAAKKLENWGEQLYSQAANASVVNIKQENSVSNYVYGHGSEDFQAAKATWSQVMPASSPNSSCVTSFNNNMLDFSSIKVDGRHPPPDPSSECNSIANGGALKKARVQPSSTQPTFKTTPAGYTSPTDTYEHPWVRKEKLGDRITALHQLVSPFGKTDTASVLLEAIGYIRFLQSQIEALSLPYLGSGSGNMRQQQQSVQGERNCLFPEDPGQLLNENCIKRKGGPEQDSHEEPKKDLRSRGLCLVPVSCTLQVGSDNGADYWAPALGGGFR from the exons ATGAATAGAGGTGTTTTACAAAGCTCACCGGTGCAACAAATGATGGCCGGAAACCCTAACTGTTGGAATATTAATAACATGCGTCCACCAACACAACCATCTTCTCCTTTCTTGCctagtccaattttttttcctcaatatgcacccacttcttcttcttcttcttcttcaattccCTCTTGGCATGATAGCCAGGAGCTTCCTGAGTCTTGGAGCCAACTACTCTT GGGTGGATTGgtgggagaagaagataaggatgGTATGAGCCAGTTTCAAGCTGCTAAGAAGTTGGAGAATTGGGGGGAACAATTATACAGTCAGGCTGCAAATGCTTCTGTTGTTAATATCAAGCAAGAAAACTCAGTAAGCAACTATGTGTATGGGCATGGAAGTGAGGATTTTCAGGCAGCAAAAGCTACTTGGTCTCAAGTAATGCCTGCTTCATCTCCAAACTCATCTTGTGTGACAAGTTTCAACAATAACATGTTGGATTTCTCTAGTATTAAGGTAGATGGAAGGCACCCACCACCCGATCCATCTTCTGAG TGTAACAGCATTGCAAATGGTGGGGCACTTAAGAAAGCTAGGGTTCAGCCTTCTTCAACCCAACCTACCTTCAAG ACCACACCCGCAGGCTACACATCCCCGACAGACACATACGAACATCCATGG GTGAGGAAGGAGAAATTAGGTGACAGAATTACAGCCCTCCACCAGCTTGTATCTCCATTTGGAAAG ACTGACACAGCCTCTGTCTTGTTAGAAGCTATTGGATACATCAGATTCCTTCAGAGTCAAATTGAG GCCCTAAGCTTACCTTACTTGGGCAGTGGATCAGGAAACATGAGGCAGCAACAACAGTCT GTTCAAGGAGAAAGGAATTGTTTATTTCCTGAAGACCCTGGTCAG CTGCTGAATGAGAACTGTATTAAGAGGAAAGGTGGCCCTGAGCAG GATTCTCATGAAGAACCAAAGAAAGACCTGAGGAGTAGAGGGTTGTGTCTGGTTCCAGTGTCATGTACACTGCAAGTTGGGAGTGACAATGGAGCTGACTATTGGGCTCCAGCTCTCGGAGGGGGCTTCCGATAG
- the LOC126713749 gene encoding transcription factor bHLH68-like isoform X3, with product MNRGVLQSSPVQQMMAGNPNCWNINNMRPPTQPSSPFLPSPIFFPQYAPTSSSSSSSIPSWHDSQELPESWSQLLLGGLVGEEDKDGMSQFQAAKKLENWGEQLYSQAANASVVNIKQENSVSNYVYGHGSEDFQAAKATWSQVMPASSPNSSCVTSFNNNMLDFSSIKVDGRHPPPDPSSEVRKEKLGDRITALHQLVSPFGKTDTASVLLEAIGYIRFLQSQIEALSLPYLGSGSGNMRQQQQSVQGERNCLFPEDPGQLLNENCIKRKGGPEQDSHEEPKKDLRSRGLCLVPVSCTLQVGSDNGADYWAPALGGGFR from the exons ATGAATAGAGGTGTTTTACAAAGCTCACCGGTGCAACAAATGATGGCCGGAAACCCTAACTGTTGGAATATTAATAACATGCGTCCACCAACACAACCATCTTCTCCTTTCTTGCctagtccaattttttttcctcaatatgcacccacttcttcttcttcttcttcttcaattccCTCTTGGCATGATAGCCAGGAGCTTCCTGAGTCTTGGAGCCAACTACTCTT GGGTGGATTGgtgggagaagaagataaggatgGTATGAGCCAGTTTCAAGCTGCTAAGAAGTTGGAGAATTGGGGGGAACAATTATACAGTCAGGCTGCAAATGCTTCTGTTGTTAATATCAAGCAAGAAAACTCAGTAAGCAACTATGTGTATGGGCATGGAAGTGAGGATTTTCAGGCAGCAAAAGCTACTTGGTCTCAAGTAATGCCTGCTTCATCTCCAAACTCATCTTGTGTGACAAGTTTCAACAATAACATGTTGGATTTCTCTAGTATTAAGGTAGATGGAAGGCACCCACCACCCGATCCATCTTCTGAG GTGAGGAAGGAGAAATTAGGTGACAGAATTACAGCCCTCCACCAGCTTGTATCTCCATTTGGAAAG ACTGACACAGCCTCTGTCTTGTTAGAAGCTATTGGATACATCAGATTCCTTCAGAGTCAAATTGAG GCCCTAAGCTTACCTTACTTGGGCAGTGGATCAGGAAACATGAGGCAGCAACAACAGTCT GTTCAAGGAGAAAGGAATTGTTTATTTCCTGAAGACCCTGGTCAG CTGCTGAATGAGAACTGTATTAAGAGGAAAGGTGGCCCTGAGCAG GATTCTCATGAAGAACCAAAGAAAGACCTGAGGAGTAGAGGGTTGTGTCTGGTTCCAGTGTCATGTACACTGCAAGTTGGGAGTGACAATGGAGCTGACTATTGGGCTCCAGCTCTCGGAGGGGGCTTCCGATAG
- the LOC126713749 gene encoding transcription factor bHLH68-like isoform X2: MNRGVLQSSPVQQMMAGNPNCWNINNMRPPTQPSSPFLPSPIFFPQYAPTSSSSSSSIPSWHDSQELPESWSQLLLGGLVGEEDKDGMSQFQAAKKLENWGEQLYSQAANASVVNIKQENSVSNYVYGHGSEDFQAAKATWSQVMPASSPNSSCVTSFNNNMLDFSSIKVDGRHPPPDPSSECNSIANGGALKKARVQPSSTQPTFKVRKEKLGDRITALHQLVSPFGKTDTASVLLEAIGYIRFLQSQIEALSLPYLGSGSGNMRQQQQSVQGERNCLFPEDPGQLLNENCIKRKGGPEQDSHEEPKKDLRSRGLCLVPVSCTLQVGSDNGADYWAPALGGGFR; this comes from the exons ATGAATAGAGGTGTTTTACAAAGCTCACCGGTGCAACAAATGATGGCCGGAAACCCTAACTGTTGGAATATTAATAACATGCGTCCACCAACACAACCATCTTCTCCTTTCTTGCctagtccaattttttttcctcaatatgcacccacttcttcttcttcttcttcttcaattccCTCTTGGCATGATAGCCAGGAGCTTCCTGAGTCTTGGAGCCAACTACTCTT GGGTGGATTGgtgggagaagaagataaggatgGTATGAGCCAGTTTCAAGCTGCTAAGAAGTTGGAGAATTGGGGGGAACAATTATACAGTCAGGCTGCAAATGCTTCTGTTGTTAATATCAAGCAAGAAAACTCAGTAAGCAACTATGTGTATGGGCATGGAAGTGAGGATTTTCAGGCAGCAAAAGCTACTTGGTCTCAAGTAATGCCTGCTTCATCTCCAAACTCATCTTGTGTGACAAGTTTCAACAATAACATGTTGGATTTCTCTAGTATTAAGGTAGATGGAAGGCACCCACCACCCGATCCATCTTCTGAG TGTAACAGCATTGCAAATGGTGGGGCACTTAAGAAAGCTAGGGTTCAGCCTTCTTCAACCCAACCTACCTTCAAG GTGAGGAAGGAGAAATTAGGTGACAGAATTACAGCCCTCCACCAGCTTGTATCTCCATTTGGAAAG ACTGACACAGCCTCTGTCTTGTTAGAAGCTATTGGATACATCAGATTCCTTCAGAGTCAAATTGAG GCCCTAAGCTTACCTTACTTGGGCAGTGGATCAGGAAACATGAGGCAGCAACAACAGTCT GTTCAAGGAGAAAGGAATTGTTTATTTCCTGAAGACCCTGGTCAG CTGCTGAATGAGAACTGTATTAAGAGGAAAGGTGGCCCTGAGCAG GATTCTCATGAAGAACCAAAGAAAGACCTGAGGAGTAGAGGGTTGTGTCTGGTTCCAGTGTCATGTACACTGCAAGTTGGGAGTGACAATGGAGCTGACTATTGGGCTCCAGCTCTCGGAGGGGGCTTCCGATAG